A region of Plantactinospora sp. BC1 DNA encodes the following proteins:
- a CDS encoding FtsX-like permease family protein, which translates to MSALGGVVRSGVGRRRVQTVVVGLVVAIAVTAGVLGGSLMVASTAPFDRAFAQQHGAHLTAQFDGAKVGVAQLPASARAAGVAAAAGPFRTATITPAPARRGPVEPVTVVGRADPGGPVDAVTLLEGRWVTGPGEIVIHVDHRLPRSLQPQLGDALSLSDPAGGPALTVVGVARSVSETAGGWVAPEQVAALTAPGAAPGYQMLYRLAASDTTAQVDSGRAAIEASVPAGALAGARSWLTTRTNSAGSTLLFVPFLIAFGVLGVLMAVLIIANVIAGAVSTGTHRIGILKALGCTPSQVVRAYTVQALVPAVVGALLGVLAGNLLVVPVLAQTNEVYGTTDTGVSPLVNLLVLAGALVTVTVTAWVAASRAGRLRTVDVLAVGRTPGPGRGQWAARLAARLPLPRPVTLGLAQPFARALRSATIVAAIAFGAAAATFAVGLGASLNKVQATENHGDVVIHPGAPVSGPPPPGGAPEGPPRVSAEPPPLPDPLAVVRAITAQAGTSGYSGVAHTEVTTAGLTSPLDLLAFTGDGSAYGYEMISGNWFGRSGEIVVSRPFLTATGTEVGDRVVLVDHGTRIDTRIVGETFNPESRGMQILTAAATLAASQPELRPMEYHVTLDPGTDPARYVEALNAALGSVEATAEVVEQEVDEILVVINTLTGLLTLMLVTVAALGVLNMVVLETRERVHDLGVHKALGMTPRQTTVMVVASVVVTGLVGGAVGVPVGVVMQRVTVAEMGHAAGFNLPASVIDIYHPVELALFGLGGLLIAVLGALLPAGWAARTRTATALRTE; encoded by the coding sequence ATGAGTGCGCTGGGCGGGGTGGTCCGGTCCGGGGTGGGCCGTCGCCGGGTGCAGACCGTGGTGGTCGGGCTGGTGGTGGCGATCGCGGTGACCGCCGGAGTACTCGGCGGGTCGCTGATGGTGGCCTCCACGGCACCGTTCGACCGGGCCTTCGCGCAGCAGCACGGCGCGCACCTGACCGCGCAGTTCGACGGGGCCAAGGTCGGCGTGGCGCAACTGCCGGCATCCGCCCGAGCCGCCGGGGTCGCGGCGGCGGCCGGCCCGTTCCGGACCGCGACGATCACCCCGGCCCCGGCCCGGCGTGGACCGGTGGAACCGGTCACGGTGGTCGGACGGGCCGATCCGGGTGGTCCGGTCGACGCCGTGACGCTGCTCGAGGGGCGCTGGGTGACCGGCCCGGGCGAGATCGTGATCCACGTCGACCACCGGCTCCCGAGGAGTCTCCAGCCGCAGCTGGGCGACGCGCTGTCGCTGTCGGACCCGGCCGGCGGCCCGGCCCTGACGGTGGTCGGGGTGGCCCGGTCGGTCAGCGAGACCGCCGGCGGCTGGGTGGCACCGGAACAGGTCGCCGCGTTGACCGCGCCGGGCGCGGCGCCCGGATACCAGATGCTTTACCGGCTCGCCGCGAGCGACACCACCGCGCAGGTCGACTCGGGCCGGGCCGCGATCGAGGCGAGCGTACCCGCAGGCGCGCTGGCCGGGGCCCGTTCCTGGCTCACCACCAGGACCAACAGCGCCGGCAGCACGCTGCTCTTCGTGCCGTTCCTCATCGCCTTCGGGGTGCTGGGCGTACTCATGGCGGTGCTGATCATCGCCAACGTCATCGCCGGAGCGGTCAGCACCGGGACACACCGGATCGGCATCCTCAAGGCACTCGGCTGCACCCCGTCGCAGGTGGTCCGGGCGTACACGGTGCAGGCGCTGGTGCCGGCCGTCGTCGGCGCGCTGCTCGGCGTCCTCGCCGGCAACCTGCTGGTCGTGCCGGTCCTGGCGCAGACCAACGAGGTCTACGGTACGACGGACACCGGGGTCAGCCCGCTGGTCAACCTCCTGGTACTGGCCGGTGCGCTGGTCACCGTCACCGTGACCGCCTGGGTGGCGGCGTCCCGGGCCGGCAGGTTGCGTACCGTCGACGTGCTCGCGGTCGGCCGCACCCCCGGCCCGGGACGCGGCCAGTGGGCCGCCCGGCTGGCCGCCCGGCTGCCGCTGCCCCGACCGGTGACCCTCGGTCTGGCCCAGCCCTTCGCCCGGGCGCTCCGGTCGGCCACCATCGTCGCGGCGATCGCGTTCGGCGCCGCCGCCGCGACCTTCGCCGTCGGTCTGGGCGCCTCGTTGAACAAGGTCCAGGCCACGGAGAACCACGGCGACGTCGTCATCCACCCGGGCGCACCGGTCTCCGGTCCACCGCCACCCGGGGGTGCTCCGGAGGGCCCGCCGAGGGTTTCGGCGGAGCCGCCGCCGCTGCCGGACCCGCTCGCGGTGGTCCGGGCCATCACCGCACAGGCCGGGACCAGCGGGTACAGCGGCGTCGCGCACACCGAGGTGACCACCGCCGGGCTGACCAGTCCGCTCGACCTGCTCGCCTTCACCGGTGACGGTTCGGCGTACGGCTACGAGATGATCTCCGGCAACTGGTTCGGTCGATCCGGCGAGATCGTGGTTTCCAGACCGTTCCTGACCGCCACCGGCACCGAGGTCGGCGACCGGGTGGTCCTGGTCGACCACGGCACCCGGATCGACACCCGGATCGTCGGCGAGACCTTCAACCCCGAATCCAGGGGCATGCAGATCCTCACCGCCGCCGCGACGCTCGCGGCCAGCCAACCGGAGCTGCGGCCGATGGAGTACCACGTCACCCTCGACCCCGGCACCGACCCGGCCCGGTACGTCGAGGCGCTGAACGCCGCGCTGGGATCGGTGGAGGCCACCGCCGAGGTCGTCGAGCAGGAGGTGGACGAGATCCTCGTGGTCATCAACACGCTGACCGGCCTGCTCACCCTGATGCTGGTCACGGTGGCCGCGCTGGGCGTACTCAACATGGTCGTGCTGGAGACCCGGGAACGCGTCCACGATCTCGGGGTGCACAAGGCCCTGGGGATGACCCCACGGCAGACCACCGTGATGGTCGTCGCCTCGGTCGTCGTCACGGGTCTGGTCGGTGGCGCCGTCGGAGTGCCGGTCGGGGTCGTCATGCAGCGGGTGACCGTCGCCGAGATGGGCCACGCCGCGGGGTTCAACCTGCCCGCCTCGGTGATCGATATCTATCACCCCGTCGAATTGGCGCTCTTCGGCCTCGGCGGCCTGCTCATCGCCGTACTCGGCGCGCTGCTTCCCGCCGGCTGGGCGGCGCGGACCCGTACCGCCACCGCACTGCGTACCGAATAG
- a CDS encoding ABC transporter ATP-binding protein — translation MTTPVIELNDVSRRYDDGPPALDAVSLRIAAGEAVAILGPSGSGKSTLLNLVAGLDRPSSGTVTVDGVRVDELGEAGSARYRRAKIGMVFQFFNLLDDLTVVDNVMLPAQLVGTARTAARRRAMELLGTLGIDRHAAAYPGRLSGGERQRVAVARALMNRPALLLADEPTGALDTASGEEVRHLLTALHAEGQTIVLVTHDLTLARSCATRTVQLVDGRVAADRTVEPVR, via the coding sequence ATGACCACACCGGTGATCGAGTTGAACGACGTGAGCCGCCGGTACGACGACGGCCCGCCGGCGCTGGACGCCGTGTCGCTGCGGATCGCGGCCGGGGAGGCGGTCGCGATCCTCGGCCCGTCCGGCAGTGGCAAGTCCACCCTGCTGAACCTCGTCGCCGGGCTGGATCGGCCGAGCAGCGGCACGGTCACCGTGGACGGTGTCCGGGTCGACGAGTTGGGTGAGGCGGGCTCCGCCCGCTACCGGCGGGCGAAGATCGGCATGGTCTTCCAGTTCTTCAACCTGCTCGACGACCTGACCGTCGTGGACAACGTCATGCTGCCGGCGCAACTGGTCGGCACGGCCCGTACCGCCGCCCGGCGTCGCGCGATGGAGCTGCTCGGCACCCTCGGCATCGACCGGCACGCCGCCGCCTATCCCGGCCGGCTCTCCGGCGGCGAGCGGCAGCGGGTGGCGGTGGCCAGAGCCCTGATGAACCGACCGGCGCTGCTGCTCGCCGACGAGCCGACCGGGGCGCTGGACACCGCCTCCGGCGAGGAGGTCCGGCACCTGCTCACGGCCCTGCACGCCGAGGGCCAGACCATCGTGCTGGTCACCCACGACCTGACCCTGGCGCGGTCCTGCGCGACCCGCACCGTCCAACTCGTCGACGGCCGGGTCGCCGCCGACCGCACGGTGGAGCCGGTCCGATGA
- a CDS encoding family 20 glycosylhydrolase: MQRPDTSTPPPRSRRTAGSGPARLGRAALGITLVAQSLVLAGQFGTPTARAATAPSEPAQVPVAAQVVPVPVSAVPVPGETFTLDRESRIVVAPDGGAQTTSVADGLATLLRPPTGYPLPVTAAAPRTGDIELRLVTAAELGAEGYRLDVTTAGVRLTAARPAGLFYGVQTLRQLLPPWIESRTVRPGPWTVAGVRIEDVPRYGYRGIMLDIARHFQPPDVVKRYVDQAAAYKINTLHLHVGDDQGFRIAIDGRPELTEIGAQFSINNDPGGYWTQAEYVDVVNYAAERFMTVIPEVDTPGHTNAIIMSYAGPEADPVLPDVNCSNRTPPVWNLSTDVGYSALCPESPNTWAILTDIVAQLSALTPGPYYHFGGDEVPASILSHERFVDFVDRKADLVTAHGKTGIGWAEISQANFDRPGAAPAVAQFWNNGNPAGAGGDSARRAVQKGMKVVMSPANHTYLDMRQWPGSPLGLGWAGILDVSHFYHWSGTSSDPGSYIPARTVDGETLPAVTDAHILGVEAPMWSETLRTGADIEFQAFPRLPATAEIGWSPNVHPERNLDSFVNRLAGHGLRWQLRGQNFHPSPQVPWRVDVTAPDVERDTRTVDGALGTISAPGVAPDQVTATVDWGDGTSSPATVSGTAGTVTRVNGLYTATASHRYARDGVYRATLTATRPGGVTSSAEFTVTVDTCTTRLSGQHRGALVVRTGVTCLAGATVTGPVTVRPGGSLIATAASVQGPVQATGATTLELLGGSVAGPVSLTGTTGQLVVEGVRVGGPLVVTGTETVRAPVIAGNTVGGPLVCTGNTPAPVDNGVPNTLRGPAIGQCRGL, encoded by the coding sequence ATGCAGAGGCCGGACACGTCGACACCACCACCCCGCAGCAGGCGTACCGCCGGCAGCGGTCCGGCCCGGCTCGGCCGGGCCGCCCTCGGGATAACCCTCGTGGCCCAGAGCCTCGTGCTGGCCGGTCAGTTCGGCACCCCGACCGCCCGAGCGGCCACCGCGCCGAGCGAGCCCGCCCAGGTCCCGGTGGCCGCCCAGGTCGTCCCGGTACCGGTCAGCGCGGTCCCGGTGCCGGGGGAGACCTTCACCCTCGACCGGGAGAGCCGGATCGTCGTCGCCCCGGACGGCGGCGCCCAGACCACCTCGGTGGCCGACGGACTGGCGACGCTGCTGCGGCCACCCACCGGCTATCCGCTGCCCGTCACCGCCGCCGCGCCGCGCACCGGCGACATCGAACTGCGGCTGGTCACCGCCGCCGAACTCGGCGCCGAGGGCTACCGGCTCGACGTCACGACCGCCGGGGTACGCCTGACGGCGGCCCGCCCGGCCGGGCTCTTCTACGGGGTGCAGACGCTGCGGCAGTTGCTCCCGCCGTGGATCGAGAGCCGGACCGTCCGACCCGGACCGTGGACGGTGGCCGGGGTGCGGATCGAGGACGTGCCGCGCTACGGCTACCGGGGGATCATGCTCGACATCGCCCGGCACTTCCAGCCCCCGGACGTGGTAAAGCGGTACGTCGACCAGGCCGCCGCATACAAGATCAATACGCTGCACCTGCACGTCGGCGACGACCAGGGCTTCCGGATCGCCATCGACGGCCGCCCCGAACTCACCGAGATCGGCGCCCAGTTCTCCATCAACAACGACCCGGGCGGCTACTGGACCCAGGCCGAGTACGTCGACGTCGTCAACTACGCGGCGGAACGCTTCATGACCGTCATCCCCGAGGTGGACACCCCCGGGCACACCAACGCGATCATCATGTCGTACGCCGGCCCGGAGGCGGACCCGGTGCTGCCGGACGTCAACTGCAGCAACCGTACGCCGCCGGTGTGGAACCTCAGCACGGACGTCGGCTACAGCGCGCTCTGCCCGGAGAGCCCGAACACCTGGGCGATCCTCACCGACATCGTCGCGCAGCTCAGCGCGCTGACCCCCGGCCCGTACTACCACTTCGGCGGCGACGAGGTGCCGGCCTCCATCCTCTCGCACGAGCGCTTCGTCGACTTCGTCGACCGCAAGGCCGACCTCGTCACGGCGCACGGCAAGACCGGGATCGGCTGGGCCGAGATCTCCCAGGCGAACTTCGACCGGCCCGGCGCCGCCCCGGCGGTCGCGCAGTTCTGGAACAACGGCAACCCGGCCGGTGCCGGCGGCGACTCGGCCCGGCGGGCCGTGCAGAAGGGCATGAAGGTCGTCATGTCACCGGCCAACCACACCTACCTGGACATGCGGCAGTGGCCGGGCAGCCCGCTCGGGCTCGGCTGGGCCGGCATCCTGGACGTGTCGCACTTCTACCACTGGTCCGGCACCAGCAGCGACCCGGGCAGCTACATCCCGGCCCGCACCGTGGACGGCGAGACCCTGCCGGCGGTGACCGACGCGCACATCCTCGGCGTCGAGGCGCCGATGTGGTCGGAGACGCTGCGCACCGGCGCCGACATCGAGTTCCAGGCGTTCCCCCGGCTGCCGGCGACGGCGGAGATCGGCTGGTCGCCGAACGTCCACCCGGAACGCAACCTCGACTCGTTCGTGAACCGGCTGGCCGGGCACGGCCTGCGCTGGCAGCTCCGGGGGCAGAACTTCCACCCCTCGCCGCAGGTGCCGTGGCGGGTCGACGTGACCGCCCCGGACGTCGAGCGCGACACGCGTACCGTCGACGGCGCGCTCGGCACGATCTCCGCGCCGGGAGTCGCCCCCGACCAGGTGACCGCGACCGTCGACTGGGGCGACGGCACCAGCTCCCCGGCCACGGTCAGCGGCACGGCCGGCACCGTCACCAGGGTCAACGGCCTCTACACCGCGACCGCCAGCCACCGGTACGCCCGGGACGGCGTCTACCGGGCCACCCTCACCGCGACCCGGCCGGGCGGGGTGACCAGCAGTGCCGAGTTCACCGTCACCGTCGACACCTGCACCACCCGGCTCTCCGGGCAGCACCGGGGCGCCCTGGTGGTCCGGACCGGGGTGACCTGCCTGGCCGGCGCCACCGTCACCGGCCCGGTCACCGTGCGGCCCGGCGGCTCGCTGATCGCCACGGCCGCCTCGGTGCAGGGGCCGGTGCAGGCCACCGGCGCGACCACGCTGGAACTCCTCGGCGGTTCGGTCGCCGGCCCGGTCAGCCTCACCGGCACCACCGGGCAGCTCGTCGTCGAGGGCGTCCGGGTCGGCGGCCCGCTCGTGGTCACCGGCACCGAGACCGTCCGGGCACCGGTGATCGCCGGCAACACCGTCGGTGGCCCGCTGGTCTGTACCGGCAACACCCCGGCACCGGTCGACAACGGCGTACCGAACACGCTGCGCGGGCCGGCGATCGGGCAGTGCCGGGGACTCTGA
- a CDS encoding LacI family DNA-binding transcriptional regulator, translated as MPKPGGRLRLVDVAERAGVSLATASRALAGRDGVSPAVADRVRQVSRELGYVANPYARTLAGGVSSTVGLVVHQVDDPYFSEIAGGVIQVADEQGLLVQICHSGRDPERELRQLRHLIAQRVGIILIAGSGYDDPRVQAEARRELAGYQSLGGRVAVIGRHPLGMDAVLPDNEAGGRALGEHLLALGHRRISVVAATGGLTTVIDRLAGVAATLRRHGLALEDLPIVHTDFTRDGGRIAAERILREHPDTTAIVALNDSMAIGVLATLRAHRVGVPERVSVVGFNDVSVAADLAPGLTTVRLPMTDMGRMALELALRPRSKRPRRRPTGHALVIRDSTGPVPG; from the coding sequence ATGCCGAAACCTGGCGGGCGGTTGCGCCTCGTCGACGTCGCCGAACGGGCCGGTGTGTCGCTGGCGACCGCCTCCCGGGCGCTCGCCGGCCGCGACGGGGTCAGCCCGGCCGTCGCCGACCGGGTCCGGCAGGTCTCCCGGGAACTCGGCTATGTCGCCAACCCGTACGCCCGCACCCTGGCCGGGGGCGTCAGCTCGACAGTCGGACTCGTCGTGCACCAGGTCGACGACCCGTACTTCTCCGAGATAGCGGGCGGGGTCATCCAGGTCGCCGACGAGCAGGGCCTGCTGGTGCAGATCTGTCACTCCGGCCGCGATCCCGAGCGCGAGCTGCGGCAACTGCGGCACCTCATCGCCCAGCGGGTCGGCATCATCCTGATCGCCGGCTCCGGCTACGACGATCCGCGGGTCCAGGCCGAGGCGCGGCGGGAACTGGCGGGGTACCAGAGCCTCGGCGGCCGGGTCGCGGTGATCGGCCGGCATCCCCTCGGGATGGATGCGGTGCTGCCGGACAACGAGGCCGGCGGCCGGGCCCTCGGCGAGCACCTGCTGGCGCTGGGGCACCGCCGGATCTCGGTGGTCGCCGCGACCGGCGGGCTGACCACCGTGATCGACCGGCTCGCCGGGGTGGCCGCCACGCTGCGCCGGCACGGACTGGCCCTGGAGGATCTGCCGATCGTGCACACCGACTTCACCCGCGACGGCGGCCGGATCGCCGCCGAACGGATCCTGCGGGAGCACCCCGACACCACCGCGATCGTGGCGCTGAACGACTCGATGGCGATCGGGGTGCTCGCGACGCTGCGGGCGCACCGGGTCGGCGTACCGGAGCGGGTCTCGGTGGTCGGGTTCAACGACGTCTCGGTCGCCGCGGACCTGGCGCCCGGCCTCACCACGGTCCGCCTGCCGATGACCGACATGGGCCGGATGGCCCTGGAGCTGGCCCTGAGGCCGAGGTCGAAGCGACCACGGCGCCGGCCCACCGGGCACGCGCTGGTGATCCGCGACTCGACCGGGCCGGTGCCCGGCTGA
- a CDS encoding sensor histidine kinase, producing MRSAGLPSRLWARVRLLTQPSGPLPGLSWRGRVFDGLLALGLLLAAIVEGDSQDRSDQTSVVGSDRRDLSGPPEPPEPDLPPIPPDPFRRREMPEPFLPIEDYEIAGTILMLLVVVVPLVLRRRYPLAVLWVVLVTAPLASDFNAALRVSFYACVIAGYTAAVYSPYRLPALASLPVAAFIYTQLREPAVPTVPDNAVPFLILIPIVLAANGLRRWKRRADEDRARLSALEHEQAEALRRAAEHERARIARELHDVVTHNVSVMVIQAGAARKVMRADPDQARDALLSVEAGGRAAMAELRHVMGLLTMDSDGADPAATSGLTPQPSLDRVEALVQRVRDTGIPVELTVTGEPRPLLSGIELTAYRVIQEALTNTVKHATGAAARVLVEYGTDELLVEATDSGGTPGVSASTGDGHGLIGLRERLAVYGGTLEAGRRLSGGYRVAARIPLEAP from the coding sequence GTGAGGAGCGCAGGGCTGCCCAGCCGGCTGTGGGCCCGGGTCAGGCTGCTGACACAGCCGTCCGGTCCGCTGCCCGGCCTCTCCTGGCGTGGCCGGGTCTTCGACGGGCTGCTGGCGCTCGGCCTCCTCCTCGCCGCGATCGTCGAGGGCGACAGTCAGGACCGGAGCGACCAGACGTCGGTCGTCGGCTCCGACCGCCGGGACCTCTCCGGGCCGCCTGAGCCACCCGAGCCGGATCTGCCGCCGATCCCGCCCGATCCGTTCCGGCGCCGGGAGATGCCCGAGCCCTTCCTGCCGATCGAGGACTACGAGATCGCCGGGACGATCCTCATGCTCCTCGTGGTGGTGGTACCGCTGGTGCTGCGCCGCCGCTATCCGCTCGCCGTACTCTGGGTCGTCCTGGTCACGGCCCCGCTGGCCAGCGACTTCAACGCCGCGTTGCGGGTCTCCTTCTACGCCTGCGTGATCGCCGGCTACACGGCCGCCGTCTACAGCCCCTACCGGTTGCCCGCGCTGGCCAGCCTGCCGGTGGCGGCGTTCATCTACACCCAGCTCCGGGAGCCGGCCGTGCCGACCGTCCCGGACAACGCCGTCCCGTTCCTGATCCTCATCCCGATCGTCCTCGCCGCCAACGGACTGCGGCGGTGGAAACGCCGTGCCGACGAGGACCGGGCCCGACTCTCCGCCCTGGAGCACGAGCAGGCCGAGGCGCTGCGCCGGGCCGCCGAGCACGAACGCGCCCGGATCGCCCGGGAACTGCACGACGTGGTGACGCACAACGTGAGCGTGATGGTCATCCAGGCCGGCGCCGCCCGCAAGGTGATGCGGGCCGACCCCGACCAGGCCCGGGACGCGCTGCTCTCGGTCGAGGCCGGCGGCCGGGCCGCGATGGCCGAACTGCGGCACGTGATGGGGCTGCTGACCATGGACAGTGACGGCGCCGATCCGGCGGCCACCAGCGGGCTGACCCCGCAACCCAGCCTCGACCGGGTCGAGGCGCTGGTGCAGCGGGTACGCGACACCGGGATACCCGTCGAGCTGACCGTGACCGGCGAACCGCGTCCGCTGCTCTCCGGAATCGAACTGACCGCCTACCGGGTGATCCAGGAGGCGCTGACCAACACGGTCAAGCACGCCACCGGGGCGGCCGCCCGGGTGCTCGTCGAGTACGGCACCGACGAACTGCTGGTCGAGGCGACCGACAGTGGCGGCACCCCGGGCGTCTCCGCCTCGACCGGCGACGGGCACGGCCTGATCGGTCTACGCGAGCGGCTGGCCGTCTACGGTGGCACCCTGGAGGCCGGACGACGGCTCAGCGGGGGCTACCGAGTCGCCGCGCGGATTCCGCTGGAGGCGCCGTGA
- a CDS encoding amino acid ABC transporter substrate-binding protein, producing the protein MALLLVGCGDDGGGSGSSDDPIVVGISLPLTGDFSEPGKGVQRGYEAWAKITNDKGGLLGRQVELKILDDQSNADRVVADYEQLIGKDNVDIVVGPFSTRLVVPAARVAEEYGMLFVEPAGAAKEVFAQGFKNLFYAAPAVADDHYNHLAEYLLALPPGQRPTTVAYAAMDDPFAQGTAYGLKAKLEAGGVRTVVDEVYPPNTTDFGTIAAKIAASKADMVVGGSQYQDGVNLIVALQQLRYQPKLAAFSTAPTSPEFAAAIGNKTEGILAPTGYTQKAPYPSNVEFVQKYTAQFGSPPEEDEANAYTTGQVVAAAVTAVGCAEQGECQQKLVDWIRGNKVETVVGPLTWDATGKPQGAHMIQQWVGGQIQIVLPTEAKEVDLVYPKPAW; encoded by the coding sequence GTGGCACTTCTGCTGGTGGGCTGCGGCGACGACGGCGGCGGGTCGGGCTCCTCCGACGACCCGATCGTCGTCGGGATCTCGCTCCCGCTGACCGGGGACTTCTCCGAGCCCGGCAAGGGTGTACAACGCGGCTACGAGGCATGGGCCAAGATCACCAATGACAAGGGTGGACTGCTCGGCCGGCAGGTCGAGCTGAAGATTCTCGACGACCAGTCCAACGCCGACCGGGTGGTCGCCGACTACGAGCAGTTGATCGGCAAGGACAACGTGGACATCGTGGTCGGTCCCTTCTCGACCCGCCTCGTCGTCCCGGCCGCCCGGGTCGCCGAGGAGTACGGCATGCTCTTCGTCGAGCCGGCCGGCGCGGCCAAGGAGGTCTTCGCGCAGGGCTTCAAGAACCTCTTCTACGCGGCACCGGCCGTCGCCGACGACCACTACAACCACCTCGCCGAATACCTGCTGGCCCTGCCACCCGGGCAGCGGCCGACCACCGTCGCGTACGCCGCGATGGACGACCCGTTCGCCCAGGGCACCGCGTACGGGCTCAAGGCGAAGCTGGAGGCGGGCGGGGTGCGTACCGTCGTCGACGAGGTGTACCCGCCGAACACCACCGACTTCGGCACCATCGCCGCCAAGATCGCGGCGTCGAAGGCGGACATGGTGGTGGGCGGCTCGCAGTACCAGGACGGCGTGAACCTGATCGTCGCCCTGCAACAGCTGAGGTACCAGCCGAAGCTGGCGGCCTTCTCGACCGCGCCGACGAGCCCCGAGTTCGCCGCCGCGATCGGCAACAAGACCGAGGGCATCCTCGCGCCGACCGGCTACACCCAGAAGGCGCCCTATCCGAGCAACGTCGAGTTCGTGCAGAAGTACACCGCCCAGTTCGGCTCGCCGCCGGAGGAGGACGAGGCGAACGCGTACACCACCGGCCAGGTGGTGGCCGCCGCCGTCACCGCCGTCGGCTGCGCCGAGCAGGGGGAGTGCCAGCAGAAGCTGGTCGACTGGATCCGCGGCAACAAGGTCGAGACCGTCGTCGGGCCGCTCACCTGGGACGCCACCGGCAAGCCGCAGGGCGCGCACATGATCCAGCAGTGGGTCGGCGGGCAGATCCAGATCGTGCTGCCCACCGAGGCGAAGGAAGTCGACCTCGTCTACCCGAAGCCGGCCTGGTGA
- a CDS encoding response regulator transcription factor, producing MTAPLRVVVADDQALVRTGFRMILTADGIDVVAEATNGTEAVDAVRRTVPDVVLMDVRMPEMDGLEATRRILTGTTGDPRVIILTTFDLDHYVYAALSAGASGFLLKDVTPEHLVAAVRMVRSGDALLAPTITRRLVERFASRSADPAAPHRDLSTLTPRELEVLRLLAQGLSNAELAARLHLSEATVKTHVARILGKLGLRDRVQAVVVAYETGLVSPGGG from the coding sequence GTGACCGCACCGCTCCGCGTCGTCGTCGCCGACGACCAGGCGCTGGTCCGTACCGGCTTCCGGATGATCCTGACCGCCGACGGCATCGACGTGGTCGCCGAGGCGACCAACGGCACCGAGGCGGTCGACGCGGTCCGGCGTACCGTGCCGGACGTCGTACTGATGGATGTTCGGATGCCCGAGATGGACGGGCTGGAAGCCACCCGGCGGATCCTCACCGGCACCACCGGGGATCCGCGCGTGATCATCCTGACCACGTTCGACCTGGACCACTACGTCTACGCGGCGCTCTCCGCCGGCGCCAGCGGCTTCCTGCTCAAGGACGTCACCCCGGAGCATCTGGTCGCCGCCGTCCGGATGGTCCGGTCCGGCGACGCGCTGTTGGCCCCCACCATCACCCGTCGGCTCGTCGAGCGGTTCGCCAGCCGCAGCGCGGACCCCGCCGCACCGCACCGTGACCTGTCCACGTTGACGCCCCGCGAACTCGAGGTGCTGCGACTGCTGGCCCAGGGGCTGAGCAACGCCGAACTCGCCGCCCGCCTCCACCTCTCCGAGGCGACCGTCAAGACGCACGTCGCCCGCATCCTCGGCAAGCTCGGGCTCCGCGACCGGGTCCAGGCCGTCGTCGTCGCCTACGAGACCGGCCTGGTCAGCCCCGGCGGCGGATAG